A segment of the Homoserinimonas aerilata genome:
CAACGACGTCGAGTCCTACGCCCGCAACGCCAACTTCAACGACCCGGCCGAGCGCGTGTTCGCCGAGATCTTCCGCACGTACACGCGCGAGCTGCAGCGGGCGAACGCGTTCGACTTCGATGACCTCATCGGACAGACGGTCTACCTGTTCCGGGCGTTCCCGCAGGTGGCGGCCGTCTACCAGCGGCGCTTCCGGCACATTCTCGTCGACGAGTACCAGGACACGAACCACGCCCAGTACTCCCTCATCCGCGAACTGACCAGGCCCGTCGAGGCGCATGTCGCCGCCGAGCTGGAGGCGGGCGAGGGCTACCGCAGCTCGCAGCGCGACGCCACCGGCGGCATCCCGGGCGCGAGCCTCACCGTCGTCGGCGACTCCGACCAGTCCATCTATGCGTTCCGCGGGGCGGACATCCGCAATATCGTCGAGTTCGAGCGCGACTTTCCCAACTCGACCGTGATCCTGCTTGAGCAGAACTACCGCTCGACCCAGAACATCCTGAGCGCAGCCAATGCGGTGATCGCCAACAACTTCGACCGCAAGGAGAAGAACCTCTTCACGACGGTCGGCGATGGTGAGAAGATCGTCGGCTTCACCGGGTACAGCCAGCACGACGAGGCGCAGTTCATCGCCGACGAGATCGGTGTGCTGCACGAGGGCGGCATGGACTACAAGGACATGGCAGTGTTCTACCGCACCAACGCGCAGACGCGAGCGCTGGAGGAGATCTTCATCCGCTCCGCCATCCCGTACCGCGTGCTCGGCGGCACCAAGTTCTACGAGCGCGCCGAGATCAAGGACGTCATGGCGTACCTCACGGCCGTCGCCAACCCGGCCGACCCGCTCGCCCTGCGCCGCATCATGAACGTGCCCAAGCGCGGCATCGGCCCGGCCACCGAGGCGGCGCTGCAGAACCATGCCGACAAGAACGAGCAGATGCTGCGCGACTCGCTGCGACAGGTCGACGAGCTGGGGCTCGGGCCGAAGGTGACGGCCGCCATCCAGGGTCTCGCCGCGACCCTCGACCAGGCGACCCTCGTGGTCGAGACCGCGAAGGTGGCCGACATTCTCGAAGGGCTGCTCAAGCAGACCGGATTCGTGGATGCGCTGCGCGCGTCACGAGACCCGCAAGACGAGGCGCGGGCTGAGAACGTCGAAGAGCTCCTCGCGCAGACGAAGGAGTTCGGCACGCGCAACCCGGAGGGCACGCTGCTCGACTTCCTCACCGAGGTGTCGCTTGTGGCGGCCGCCGATGACCTTGACGACTCCAGCGGAACCGTCTCGCTCATGACGCTGCACACCGCGAAGGGCCTCGAATACGATGCCGTATTCCTCGCCGGCGTGGAGGAGGGGCTGCTGCCGCACCAGATGTCGGCGGGCGAACCGGGCGGCCCGGCCGAGGAGCGACGCCTCTTCTATGTGGGAATCACGCGCGCCCGCCAGCGCCTCTACCTGTCACTCGCCATGACGCGTGCCCAGTTCGGCGACGTCAACGTGGCCATGCCGAGCCGCTACCTGCAGGAGATTCCCACCGAGCTCATCGACTGGCGGCAGTCGCCGGGCATGGCCAACTCGCGCGGTGGCACGCAGCCGCGGGCGATCAA
Coding sequences within it:
- a CDS encoding UvrD-helicase domain-containing protein, which translates into the protein MTFIPTAPDLLDGLNPQQRQAVDYRGPSLLILAGAGSGKTSVLTRRIASLLQNQDAWPSQILAITFTNKAAAEMRDRVEGLIGQAAEGMWISTFHSACVRILRREAENFGFTKNFTIYDSADSRALIKRIIKELDADAFGFTVSSVASKISRLKNELNDVESYARNANFNDPAERVFAEIFRTYTRELQRANAFDFDDLIGQTVYLFRAFPQVAAVYQRRFRHILVDEYQDTNHAQYSLIRELTRPVEAHVAAELEAGEGYRSSQRDATGGIPGASLTVVGDSDQSIYAFRGADIRNIVEFERDFPNSTVILLEQNYRSTQNILSAANAVIANNFDRKEKNLFTTVGDGEKIVGFTGYSQHDEAQFIADEIGVLHEGGMDYKDMAVFYRTNAQTRALEEIFIRSAIPYRVLGGTKFYERAEIKDVMAYLTAVANPADPLALRRIMNVPKRGIGPATEAALQNHADKNEQMLRDSLRQVDELGLGPKVTAAIQGLAATLDQATLVVETAKVADILEGLLKQTGFVDALRASRDPQDEARAENVEELLAQTKEFGTRNPEGTLLDFLTEVSLVAAADDLDDSSGTVSLMTLHTAKGLEYDAVFLAGVEEGLLPHQMSAGEPGGPAEERRLFYVGITRARQRLYLSLAMTRAQFGDVNVAMPSRYLQEIPTELIDWRQSPGMANSRGGTQPRAINARRGELGSSGSGLSSGGSGYGFSTGPSATALARAAKNAENKTQWANRVTSTVRDNGDLKLAVGDRIRHDDFGEGRVSSVTDNGAKSIAEVQFDTAGRKRLLVKISPIEKL